One window of Saccharopolyspora phatthalungensis genomic DNA carries:
- a CDS encoding molybdopterin-dependent oxidoreductase, which produces MAEESGQAVAPHPEEVGTPIEEGPAAEPGAEGDGKPPDEGVQSSREAVAGGSSYGFPAGLWRALERHRPPGMGRSRLWRSPLRGPWLTSVFGLVLLAGLPIVIITGLLSYIAYGPRFGQAFPPDVGWLHLPYFDWPTRPSWLYRLNQGVHVGLGLVLIPVVLAKLWSVVPRLFSWPPARSMAEVVERASLLLLVGGILFEIVTGVLNIQYDYVFGFSFYTAHYFGAWVFLGAFLVHVVVKLPRMLRALRSRSFRAEMRTSRAQTRPEAQDADGLVAAEPAEATLSRRGALLLVGGGALAVAAVTAGQTIDGIRSSALLLPRGRSYGLGANDFQINRTAAAAAINPGDIAQGWRLALTGGPHLVALDRASLLALPQHTAALPIACVEGWSTLQTWSGVRLRDLASLAGVPHPRWAHVRSLEQVGAFNQAMLQANQVLDPDSLLALRVNGVDLALDHGFPARIIAPAVPGVHNTKWVQSIEFRGG; this is translated from the coding sequence GTGGCTGAAGAATCTGGCCAGGCGGTTGCCCCACACCCCGAGGAAGTCGGCACGCCTATAGAGGAGGGGCCGGCTGCTGAGCCCGGCGCGGAAGGCGATGGAAAGCCCCCAGATGAAGGCGTTCAGTCCTCGCGCGAAGCCGTTGCGGGTGGGTCTTCGTACGGATTCCCGGCTGGACTGTGGCGGGCGCTGGAGCGGCATCGGCCGCCCGGCATGGGACGGTCGCGACTGTGGCGAAGCCCGCTGCGCGGCCCGTGGTTGACTTCGGTGTTCGGTCTCGTACTCCTGGCGGGACTGCCGATCGTCATCATCACGGGGCTGTTGTCCTACATCGCGTACGGTCCGCGGTTCGGACAGGCGTTTCCGCCGGATGTGGGCTGGCTGCACCTGCCCTATTTCGACTGGCCCACCCGGCCGTCCTGGCTGTATCGCCTCAACCAGGGAGTGCACGTCGGGTTGGGACTGGTCCTGATCCCGGTCGTGCTGGCCAAGCTGTGGTCGGTGGTACCGAGGTTGTTCTCGTGGCCTCCTGCCCGATCTATGGCGGAGGTCGTCGAACGAGCGTCGTTGCTGCTGCTCGTCGGCGGCATCCTGTTCGAGATTGTCACAGGCGTGCTCAACATCCAGTACGACTACGTGTTCGGGTTCAGCTTCTACACGGCCCACTACTTCGGCGCCTGGGTGTTCCTCGGGGCGTTCCTGGTCCACGTGGTCGTGAAGCTGCCCCGGATGCTCAGGGCGCTGCGGTCGCGATCGTTTCGAGCCGAGATGCGCACCTCGCGGGCCCAGACCCGCCCGGAGGCCCAGGACGCGGACGGTTTGGTCGCGGCCGAGCCTGCCGAGGCCACGCTGAGCAGGCGCGGTGCCCTCCTGCTCGTGGGCGGCGGGGCCCTGGCGGTGGCCGCGGTGACCGCCGGACAGACGATCGACGGCATCAGGAGCTCCGCCCTGCTCCTGCCGCGTGGTCGTTCCTACGGACTTGGCGCGAACGACTTCCAGATCAACCGCACGGCAGCGGCGGCCGCGATCAACCCGGGCGACATCGCCCAGGGCTGGCGGCTTGCGCTGACCGGCGGTCCGCACCTCGTGGCGTTGGACAGAGCGAGCCTGCTGGCGCTACCGCAGCACACCGCCGCCCTGCCCATAGCGTGCGTCGAGGGGTGGTCCACCCTCCAGACCTGGAGCGGGGTCCGGCTCCGGGACCTCGCGAGTCTGGCTGGTGTGCCGCATCCCCGCTGGGCACACGTGCGGTCACTGGAACAGGTGGGAGCGTTCAACCAGGCGATGCTGCAGGCGAACCAGGTCCTCGACCCGGACTCGTTGCTGGCATTGCGGGTCAACGGCGTCGACCTCGCCCTCGACCACGGCTTCCCGGCCCGGATCATCGCCCCGGCGGTGCCGGGCGTGCACAACACCAAGTGGGTGCAGTCGATCGAATTCCGGGGCGGCTGA
- a CDS encoding proline racemase family protein, producing MRPGLDVVDTHTAGNPTRIVIGGLDVPAGIEGVEATRRWLRDSADWVRRRLVHEPRGGGLTCAVLPLPAAGPDHDIGAVILEPGSYPPMCGHCMIGLSMVIDEFDLLPDVPRIDGARGFTIATPAGLVGSSVRGGGPAATEVTLTNVDSYVVDRWEQKLGGCPVGVDLLWGGDYYATVDADDLGLRLEPESALKIVGLARELAASIADQVVRDPRTGTKLDVYQVMFHRTIDAEAPTSRVVVVAPPGEIDRSPCGTGSSALLSLRVARGDVAASQTLTTRSIIDTVFKVRTDSIADDAGRVVVRPLLTGTAHVTGFSRVVADPYDRLCDGFSPI from the coding sequence GTGCGCCCCGGGCTTGACGTCGTCGATACCCACACAGCGGGGAATCCGACCCGGATCGTCATCGGCGGCCTGGATGTCCCCGCGGGCATCGAGGGTGTCGAGGCCACTCGTCGGTGGCTGCGCGATTCCGCCGACTGGGTGCGACGACGGTTGGTCCATGAGCCACGCGGCGGAGGCTTGACGTGCGCCGTGCTCCCGCTCCCGGCCGCCGGTCCGGACCACGACATCGGCGCGGTGATCCTCGAGCCCGGTTCCTACCCCCCGATGTGCGGCCATTGCATGATCGGGCTGTCGATGGTGATCGACGAATTCGACCTGCTCCCCGACGTGCCGCGAATCGATGGCGCTCGTGGGTTCACGATCGCCACGCCGGCCGGTCTGGTGGGCTCGTCCGTGCGCGGTGGCGGTCCCGCCGCCACCGAAGTGACGCTGACCAACGTCGACTCTTACGTGGTCGACCGCTGGGAGCAGAAGCTGGGCGGGTGCCCGGTCGGTGTCGACCTGTTGTGGGGCGGTGACTACTACGCCACCGTCGATGCCGACGACCTCGGCCTCCGGCTTGAGCCGGAGTCCGCGTTGAAGATCGTGGGCCTCGCGCGCGAGCTCGCTGCGTCAATTGCCGACCAGGTGGTCCGCGACCCGCGCACTGGGACCAAGCTCGACGTCTACCAGGTGATGTTCCACCGGACCATCGACGCCGAGGCTCCCACGTCGCGTGTCGTCGTAGTCGCTCCGCCGGGCGAAATCGATCGCTCGCCGTGCGGGACCGGGTCGAGCGCACTCCTGTCCCTGCGAGTGGCTCGCGGCGACGTCGCCGCGAGCCAGACGCTGACCACGCGCAGCATCATCGACACCGTCTTCAAAGTACGAACCGACTCGATCGCCGACGACGCCGGCCGCGTCGTGGTTAGGCCGCTCCTGACCGGAACGGCCCACGTGACGGGGTTCTCGCGGGTCGTCGCGGACCCCTACGACCGTCTGTGTGACGGGTTTTCCCCGATCTGA
- a CDS encoding flavin monoamine oxidase family protein: protein MNDEILDVVIVGGGPSGLSAAWQLRGRSLVVLEERRRLGGRLKSESRGPYWMNFGGHLFPGAGSNMHNLVRELGLEVIEIPGLKTAMTFAGKVYRSKRVEAYPFVLPMSLKERIELVWVGTKLMTTVARWHRIAKPRQGEPDSARRERIAKFRFGKTFRDLLGRPSRRVDEIFQAAARRAAAEPEQQSAGVGVALFGAVWSGKKDNTALNLDGGSGRFGQAMQEHLGDRIRVGAAVQSVRQDGDLVRVRYLQDGREHTVTARQVVVAVPAHLAREVVADIPAAVDGALQVPRYGSWVGMTMITDEPGPMPYDDIYAMTTPDRTFDMFFNHANPLRRPGRREPGGSLMCYAGGETAQRLLKLSDAEITDIYTREILELFPTLRGHIVESHIQRWLIGGTYRTVSDAAAFEPLIEYCREPGHRIHFAGDYFAPLGQMEVAVTSGKAAAEMVSRELMRESRTSSTA, encoded by the coding sequence GTGAATGATGAAATCCTTGACGTCGTCATCGTCGGTGGCGGGCCGAGCGGACTGTCCGCCGCCTGGCAGCTGCGCGGACGCTCGCTGGTGGTGCTTGAGGAGCGTCGGCGCCTTGGCGGACGGCTGAAGTCCGAATCACGCGGGCCGTACTGGATGAACTTCGGCGGGCACCTGTTCCCGGGTGCCGGCTCTAACATGCACAACCTGGTCCGGGAACTCGGACTGGAGGTCATTGAGATCCCGGGTCTCAAGACCGCGATGACCTTCGCCGGCAAGGTCTACCGCTCCAAGCGAGTGGAGGCGTACCCGTTCGTCCTGCCGATGTCGCTCAAGGAGCGCATCGAGCTCGTCTGGGTCGGAACCAAGCTGATGACCACGGTCGCCCGCTGGCACCGCATCGCCAAGCCCCGCCAGGGCGAGCCGGATTCGGCCCGGCGGGAGCGCATCGCGAAGTTCCGCTTCGGAAAGACCTTCCGGGATCTCCTCGGACGGCCCTCGCGTCGAGTGGACGAGATTTTCCAGGCAGCTGCCCGACGCGCGGCAGCGGAGCCCGAGCAGCAGAGCGCCGGAGTCGGGGTCGCGCTGTTCGGGGCCGTGTGGAGTGGGAAGAAGGACAATACCGCGCTGAATCTCGACGGCGGGTCGGGGCGGTTCGGGCAGGCCATGCAAGAGCATCTGGGGGACCGGATCCGCGTGGGCGCCGCGGTGCAGTCCGTGCGCCAGGATGGTGATCTCGTTCGCGTCAGATACCTACAGGACGGACGTGAGCACACGGTTACGGCGCGTCAAGTGGTTGTTGCGGTGCCGGCGCATCTTGCTCGCGAGGTGGTCGCCGATATACCGGCCGCGGTGGATGGCGCGCTTCAGGTGCCGCGGTACGGCTCGTGGGTCGGGATGACGATGATCACCGACGAGCCGGGCCCCATGCCGTACGACGACATCTACGCGATGACGACGCCGGACCGGACCTTCGACATGTTCTTCAACCATGCCAATCCGCTCCGCCGGCCCGGCCGTCGTGAGCCCGGTGGCAGTCTGATGTGCTACGCGGGTGGCGAGACGGCGCAACGGCTTCTCAAGTTGAGTGACGCGGAGATCACCGACATCTACACCCGCGAGATCCTGGAGCTCTTCCCGACTCTTCGGGGGCACATCGTCGAGTCCCATATCCAGCGGTGGCTGATCGGTGGGACTTACCGGACCGTGTCGGACGCGGCGGCCTTCGAGCCCCTGATCGAGTACTGCCGCGAGCCGGGGCACCGCATCCACTTCGCCGGCGACTATTTCGCGCCTCTCGGGCAGATGGAGGTAGCGGTCACCTCCGGCAAGGCCGCCGCCGAGATGGTCTCCCGTGAGCTAATGCGGGAGTCTCGCACGAGCAGCACCGCGTGA
- a CDS encoding transporter substrate-binding domain-containing protein, giving the protein MALFATLVGCGSNPAGDGAGAGPNVGKVDAIAALVPESIRNRGELRVAVPDGSAPLSSVDDSGQVVGMDPSLARALGGLMGLKVTLTAGSFDSQIPGLQAGKFDLAMGEYYVTADRLKSADFVSGWRDYSSFATRTNDGWNPMTGQDLCGKRIGVMKGSAEEASLIAFNGKCSTPMTISSFPDQSASFLALNSGRTDAIVTGRGQLETAAKTTKGFKVSGEFGGGPCATAVARNGDSAAMLKAVQAGYTELIKSGVYAQVLKQWNSEYGALDQPQIYTADSTPPNYS; this is encoded by the coding sequence TTGGCCCTGTTCGCGACGCTCGTCGGCTGCGGGTCGAACCCGGCCGGCGACGGTGCAGGCGCAGGTCCCAATGTGGGCAAGGTCGATGCGATCGCTGCCCTTGTTCCCGAGAGCATCCGGAACCGAGGGGAGCTTCGCGTCGCCGTCCCAGACGGGTCCGCGCCCCTGTCCTCGGTCGATGACTCCGGTCAGGTGGTGGGCATGGACCCTAGCCTGGCTCGCGCGCTCGGCGGCCTGATGGGCCTCAAAGTCACGCTGACGGCTGGGTCATTCGATTCTCAAATCCCAGGGCTTCAAGCAGGGAAATTCGACCTGGCAATGGGTGAGTATTACGTGACGGCCGATCGCCTGAAGTCGGCGGATTTCGTCAGCGGCTGGCGCGACTACAGCAGCTTCGCTACCCGGACGAACGACGGCTGGAATCCGATGACAGGCCAGGACTTGTGCGGCAAGCGGATCGGCGTGATGAAGGGTTCGGCGGAGGAGGCAAGCCTCATCGCCTTCAACGGCAAATGCTCGACGCCGATGACCATCAGTTCCTTCCCGGACCAGTCGGCCTCGTTCCTCGCCCTGAACAGCGGCCGCACCGACGCGATCGTGACCGGTCGAGGTCAGCTTGAGACTGCGGCCAAGACCACCAAGGGGTTCAAGGTCTCCGGCGAGTTCGGCGGCGGTCCGTGCGCAACCGCCGTGGCCCGCAACGGCGATTCGGCCGCGATGTTGAAGGCCGTCCAGGCCGGCTACACCGAACTCATCAAGAGCGGCGTATACGCACAGGTCCTCAAACAGTGGAACTCCGAGTACGGTGCCCTGGACCAGCCGCAGATCTACACGGCCGACTCCACGCCGCCGAACTACTCCTGA
- a CDS encoding amino acid ABC transporter permease, which yields MSISSKAEPRSAHDLEVVRLRRPWRLVSGAVIAILVAKFVDILITNDRFQWDVVWHYLTFGQIMQGLARTIVLTACAMLIGILGGILLATMRLSVNPLVSWVAGAYIWFFRGTPVLVQLIFWFNLSALFPAISLGIPFGPQFVEFDANQVITVYVAALLGLGLNEAAYMAEIVRSGINSVDRGQLEASQALGMGRFLTFRRVVMPQAMRVIVPPTGNQVIGMLKTTSLVSVIALPDLLYSAQLIYNRNFNPIPLLIVASLWYLLLTSILSVAQYYIERHYNRGHHGTTGRSRPQEPQRPRDGQASRGHGLGTGNAAEAGNAEG from the coding sequence ATGAGTATTTCCAGCAAAGCCGAGCCCCGCTCGGCGCATGACCTGGAGGTCGTCCGCCTACGGCGACCCTGGCGGCTGGTCAGCGGCGCGGTCATCGCCATTCTCGTCGCGAAGTTCGTCGACATCCTGATCACGAACGATCGATTTCAATGGGATGTCGTCTGGCACTACCTCACCTTTGGTCAGATCATGCAGGGTCTGGCAAGGACGATCGTCCTGACCGCCTGTGCGATGCTGATCGGCATTCTCGGCGGCATCTTGCTGGCCACGATGCGGCTTTCGGTCAATCCGTTGGTGTCGTGGGTCGCCGGAGCCTACATCTGGTTCTTCCGGGGAACGCCGGTCCTTGTCCAGCTCATCTTCTGGTTCAACCTCTCGGCGCTTTTTCCCGCAATCAGCCTCGGGATTCCGTTCGGCCCCCAGTTCGTTGAATTCGACGCGAACCAGGTGATCACCGTCTATGTGGCGGCGCTTCTTGGCCTTGGACTGAATGAAGCGGCCTACATGGCCGAGATCGTCAGATCCGGTATCAACTCGGTCGACCGGGGCCAACTCGAAGCCTCACAAGCACTTGGCATGGGCCGATTCCTGACCTTCCGCCGAGTCGTGATGCCGCAGGCGATGCGCGTGATCGTGCCGCCCACCGGAAACCAGGTGATCGGCATGCTCAAGACCACGTCTCTGGTGAGCGTGATCGCGCTGCCCGACCTGCTCTATTCGGCCCAGCTGATCTACAACCGGAACTTCAACCCGATCCCGCTGCTCATCGTGGCGAGCCTGTGGTACCTGCTGCTCACCTCGATCCTGTCGGTGGCCCAGTACTACATCGAACGCCATTACAACCGCGGCCACCACGGCACGACGGGCCGGTCGCGCCCACAAGAGCCGCAGCGGCCGCGCGACGGTCAGGCGAGCAGGGGCCACGGCCTCGGGACGGGGAATGCGGCGGAAGCGGGAAACGCGGAGGGATGA
- a CDS encoding amino acid ABC transporter ATP-binding protein: MVDQPYVLAEAVRKSFGHQEVLTGVDISVAEGEVVCIIGPSGSGKSTFLRCVNHLEKIDGGRLMVGGEYVGYRQSGSKLYELSPRETAQRRAEIGMVFQHFNLFPHMTVLENIIEAPTRVKKIPRRAAIEVARDLLSKVGLAHRESAYPSELSGGQAQRIAIARALAMKPQLMLFDEPTSALDPELVGEVLSVMRQLAIEGMTMILVTHELGFAREVADTVVFMDDGCVVESGTPGQLFNNPTAERCRSFLEKVL, translated from the coding sequence ATGGTCGACCAGCCTTATGTGCTCGCCGAGGCCGTGCGGAAGAGCTTCGGCCACCAAGAGGTCCTGACCGGTGTGGACATCAGCGTCGCCGAGGGCGAAGTGGTCTGCATCATCGGGCCGTCGGGCTCGGGGAAGAGCACCTTCCTGCGATGCGTGAACCACCTGGAGAAGATCGACGGCGGCCGCCTGATGGTGGGTGGCGAGTACGTCGGCTACCGCCAGTCCGGCTCGAAGCTCTACGAGCTGTCACCGCGGGAGACCGCGCAGCGCCGTGCCGAGATCGGGATGGTTTTCCAGCACTTCAACCTCTTCCCGCACATGACCGTCCTCGAGAACATCATCGAGGCGCCGACGAGGGTCAAGAAGATCCCGCGGCGCGCGGCGATCGAGGTCGCGCGCGATCTGCTGTCCAAGGTCGGCCTCGCGCACCGGGAATCCGCCTACCCGAGCGAGCTTTCCGGTGGCCAGGCCCAGCGGATCGCCATTGCCCGGGCGCTGGCAATGAAGCCGCAGCTGATGCTCTTCGACGAGCCGACCTCGGCACTCGACCCCGAGCTGGTCGGCGAGGTGCTTTCGGTCATGAGGCAGCTCGCCATCGAGGGCATGACGATGATCCTGGTCACCCACGAGCTCGGTTTCGCCCGGGAGGTCGCCGACACGGTCGTGTTCATGGACGACGGCTGCGTCGTCGAGTCCGGGACGCCCGGCCAACTCTTCAACAATCCCACCGCTGAGCGCTGCCGCTCCTTTCTGGAGAAGGTCCTGTGA
- a CDS encoding aldehyde dehydrogenase: protein MSSAAIDRRHVINTAHRFITAPFIDGAPVQAVSGETVDSINPATGEVIAPVAACDEQDIEVAVASARRAFERGEWSNADPADRKAVLLRFADLLEEHIEELAMLDSIDAGKPITDCRDVDLPDAINTFRWYAEGIDKFFGRVCPTGSGNLGLITREPIGVVAAVLPWNFPMATLSWKAGPALAAGNSLIVKPAELAPFSTLRTAELAAEAGIPAGVFNVVPGLGHVAGRALGRHPGVDAVTFTGSTEVGRHFLRYSADSNLKKVILECGGKSPQIVMADVANRLDAIAEELAGAAFWNMGENCTCGSRILVHASLRDALVERLVAQAATWSVGDPQDPATKIGALIEKAHLDKVMGYIKSGIDDGATLVAGGHRVLEETGGWYVEPTIFTDVRPTMAIAREEIFGPVLSVLTFETEEEAIALANDSEYGLAASVFTRDLDAAHRISRAVRAGTVSVNCYSEGAITTPFGGFKSSGFGGYDKGIEAIDQYTQIKTTWFALS from the coding sequence GTGAGCAGCGCCGCCATCGACAGGAGGCACGTGATCAACACCGCCCATCGATTCATCACCGCACCGTTCATCGACGGCGCCCCCGTGCAGGCGGTCTCCGGCGAGACGGTGGACTCGATCAATCCCGCTACCGGGGAGGTGATCGCCCCGGTAGCCGCCTGCGACGAGCAGGACATCGAAGTCGCGGTGGCCTCGGCGCGCCGAGCCTTCGAACGGGGCGAGTGGAGCAACGCGGACCCGGCCGACCGGAAGGCGGTGCTGCTCCGCTTCGCTGATCTCCTCGAAGAGCACATCGAGGAATTGGCGATGCTCGACTCGATCGACGCGGGCAAGCCGATCACGGACTGCCGCGACGTGGATCTGCCCGACGCCATCAACACCTTTCGCTGGTACGCGGAAGGCATCGACAAGTTCTTCGGGCGCGTCTGTCCGACCGGCAGCGGAAACCTCGGCCTGATCACCCGGGAGCCGATCGGGGTAGTGGCAGCGGTCCTGCCCTGGAACTTCCCGATGGCGACCCTGTCGTGGAAGGCCGGTCCGGCGCTGGCCGCGGGGAACTCGCTGATCGTCAAGCCGGCCGAGCTCGCCCCGTTCAGCACCCTGCGGACGGCAGAGCTCGCTGCCGAAGCGGGCATCCCCGCGGGCGTGTTCAACGTCGTTCCCGGCCTGGGCCACGTTGCCGGACGGGCCCTGGGCCGCCATCCCGGCGTTGATGCCGTCACCTTCACCGGGTCCACCGAGGTCGGACGCCACTTCCTGCGGTACTCGGCCGACAGCAACCTGAAGAAGGTGATCCTGGAGTGCGGTGGCAAGAGCCCACAAATCGTGATGGCCGACGTGGCCAACCGCCTCGACGCCATCGCCGAAGAGCTGGCCGGTGCCGCTTTTTGGAACATGGGGGAGAACTGCACGTGCGGGTCGCGGATCCTGGTGCACGCCAGCCTGCGCGACGCCCTCGTGGAACGGCTGGTCGCCCAGGCCGCGACATGGTCCGTCGGCGATCCGCAGGACCCGGCCACCAAGATCGGCGCCCTCATCGAGAAGGCGCATCTGGACAAAGTCATGGGCTACATCAAGAGCGGGATCGACGACGGGGCCACGCTCGTCGCCGGCGGACACCGCGTCCTGGAAGAGACCGGCGGGTGGTACGTCGAGCCCACCATCTTCACCGATGTGCGGCCCACGATGGCCATTGCCCGCGAGGAGATCTTCGGGCCAGTGCTCTCGGTCCTGACCTTCGAGACCGAGGAAGAGGCGATCGCGTTGGCAAACGACTCCGAGTACGGCTTGGCCGCCTCGGTCTTTACCCGCGACCTTGACGCGGCACACCGGATCTCGCGGGCCGTACGAGCGGGCACCGTCTCGGTGAACTGCTACAGCGAGGGCGCTATCACGACGCCGTTCGGCGGGTTCAAGTCCTCCGGCTTCGGCGGCTACGACAAGGGCATCGAAGCCATCGACCAGTACACCCAGATCAAGACCACCTGGTTCGCACTCAGCTAG
- a CDS encoding dihydrodipicolinate synthase family protein: MKPWLGIVVAAALPLRDDLSIDYDKIQEHVAWLAANGCDGVSPNGSLGEYQVLTPQERDDVVRAAVEAAPEGFSVVPGTGAYGAAEARMWAERALEAGADGVLSLPPNAYRASQDEVVAHYRELAKVGLPIVTYNNPYDTNVDLTPELIARIAEFDNVVAVKEFSADVRRVHQIKNLAPSIDIVAGADDVLFELVLMGAVGWIGGFSNAFPRECRKLYDLAVAGNVEEGLPLYRRVHDAFAWDSRHTFIQAIKLAMDMAGRYGGPVRLPRLPLEPDQAARARKDFEAAFAALSGV; this comes from the coding sequence ATGAAGCCCTGGCTGGGGATCGTCGTCGCGGCGGCGCTGCCACTGCGAGACGACCTGTCCATCGACTACGACAAGATCCAGGAGCACGTCGCCTGGCTGGCCGCTAACGGCTGCGACGGAGTAAGTCCCAACGGCTCCCTGGGGGAATACCAGGTCCTGACGCCTCAGGAGCGTGACGACGTTGTCCGGGCGGCGGTCGAGGCTGCCCCGGAGGGGTTCTCGGTGGTCCCCGGCACCGGAGCCTACGGCGCGGCCGAGGCGCGCATGTGGGCCGAGCGTGCTTTGGAGGCAGGCGCCGACGGTGTGCTGTCTCTGCCGCCGAACGCCTACCGAGCCAGCCAAGACGAAGTGGTCGCGCACTACCGGGAACTGGCCAAGGTCGGTCTGCCGATCGTGACCTACAACAACCCCTACGACACCAACGTCGACCTGACGCCGGAGCTGATTGCTCGCATCGCGGAGTTCGACAATGTGGTGGCCGTCAAGGAATTCTCCGCCGACGTGCGACGAGTCCACCAGATCAAGAATCTGGCGCCCAGCATCGACATCGTGGCCGGTGCCGACGACGTGCTGTTCGAACTGGTTCTGATGGGGGCGGTCGGGTGGATCGGCGGGTTCTCCAACGCCTTCCCGCGCGAGTGCCGGAAACTGTATGACCTGGCCGTGGCGGGTAACGTCGAGGAGGGATTGCCGCTGTACCGGCGGGTCCACGACGCGTTCGCCTGGGACTCGCGGCACACCTTCATTCAGGCCATCAAGCTGGCGATGGACATGGCCGGACGTTACGGCGGCCCGGTGCGACTGCCCCGGCTCCCGTTGGAACCCGATCAGGCCGCACGCGCTCGCAAGGACTTCGAGGCGGCATTCGCCGCTCTTTCTGGCGTCTGA
- a CDS encoding mandelate racemase/muconate lactonizing enzyme family protein: MKIIGLDVYEHLLSYAHGQYAMSGGRVATHQVSTLVRVRTDEGIDGWGECCPLGGTYLPDFPNGVRAAIAELGPGLLGLDPCQTAVVRAQMNATLLGAQGGKSAVDIACWDILGKTTNKPVSMLLGGVLQEDFPLYEAVPLAEPHQMAEFIAARREAGITCFQVKVGNDPRDDARRAAAAVEAAGQSRVICDANGGWRLNDAIIAARAMADLPIYLEQPCRTTADSARVRHVTALPLVMDETVVTPADLYDAKAQVEAGAVNLKLGRLGGIGPLRLMRDLAVGLGMTVSIEDTWGGDIVTAAVAHLAANTAADDLLSVSFFNDWTNEHVATVGPTSHAGRGRATTAPGLGVEVDLTALGEPLFTIS, encoded by the coding sequence ATGAAGATCATCGGACTCGACGTCTATGAGCACCTCCTCAGCTACGCCCACGGGCAGTACGCGATGTCGGGCGGCCGAGTCGCCACGCATCAGGTGTCGACGCTCGTGCGCGTCCGCACCGACGAAGGCATCGACGGATGGGGAGAGTGCTGTCCGCTCGGGGGGACCTATCTGCCCGACTTCCCGAACGGAGTGCGTGCCGCGATCGCCGAACTCGGACCCGGTCTCCTCGGCCTCGACCCGTGCCAGACGGCCGTCGTCCGGGCGCAGATGAACGCCACGTTGCTGGGGGCGCAGGGAGGCAAGAGCGCCGTGGACATCGCCTGCTGGGACATCCTCGGCAAGACGACGAACAAGCCGGTCTCGATGCTGCTAGGCGGCGTACTGCAGGAGGACTTTCCCCTCTATGAGGCCGTTCCGCTGGCCGAGCCGCACCAGATGGCTGAGTTCATCGCGGCACGCCGTGAGGCCGGAATCACCTGCTTCCAGGTCAAGGTCGGCAACGACCCCCGTGACGACGCCCGGCGTGCCGCCGCCGCCGTCGAGGCAGCGGGCCAGAGCCGCGTGATCTGTGACGCCAACGGCGGGTGGCGCCTCAACGACGCCATCATCGCGGCCCGCGCGATGGCAGACCTGCCGATCTACCTGGAACAGCCGTGCCGGACGACGGCGGACTCGGCGCGCGTGCGCCATGTCACCGCGCTTCCCCTGGTGATGGACGAGACGGTCGTGACCCCGGCAGATCTCTACGATGCCAAGGCGCAGGTGGAAGCCGGCGCGGTCAACCTCAAGCTGGGGCGGCTCGGTGGCATCGGACCATTGCGGCTGATGCGTGACCTCGCGGTCGGCCTCGGCATGACGGTGTCGATCGAGGACACCTGGGGCGGCGACATCGTTACGGCCGCGGTTGCCCATCTGGCCGCCAACACGGCGGCCGACGACCTGCTCAGCGTCTCCTTCTTCAATGACTGGACCAATGAGCACGTCGCCACCGTCGGCCCCACTTCCCATGCGGGCCGAGGACGCGCGACCACAGCGCCCGGCCTGGGCGTCGAAGTCGACCTCACAGCCCTCGGTGAGCCGCTGTTCACCATCAGCTGA